One segment of Chiloscyllium plagiosum isolate BGI_BamShark_2017 chromosome 5, ASM401019v2, whole genome shotgun sequence DNA contains the following:
- the LOC122550149 gene encoding atypical chemokine receptor 2-like — MDSVNLDGTSNNSSYYDEDYNYTDFDLTPYLPCGKDEVRAFGKIFLPVLYIMIFVFGVLGNSFLILMILKYLKLKTMTDIYLLNLAISDLLFSTSLPFWATYVTSEWIFGDTMCKIISALYSVNFYSGIFFIACMSLDMYLHIVHTVSLKNHRTIHKSVVISAAVWTLSIIVSIPELIFSVSKKIGDRHTCLSHFGDEQLVIWKTTIQLQVNIIAFLIPFFAMIFFYARIASVLLHSKSFGKEKALKLVIILFAVFFILWFPYNIVLFLHSLEDLGIIGNCEMSKRLDYALQVTESIAFTHCCFNPLLYAFVNERFRRHVKSILVKLIQKVGCNKDLGVMVPTAERSETSKQQYGVYSDVEMTMVQ, encoded by the coding sequence ATGGACAGTGTCAATCTGGACGGTACCTCCAACAACTCAAGCTACTATGATGAGGACTATAATTATACTGACTTTGATCTCACTCCCTATCTTCCTTGTGGGAAGGATGAAGTCAGAGCCTTTGGGAAGATCTTTCTCCCGGTCCTGTACATCATGATTTTTGTTTTCGGAGTGCTCGGCAACAGCTTCCTGATCCTCATGATACTCAAGTACCTCAAGTTGAAAACGATGACTGACATCTACCTTTTGAATTTGGCCATCTCCGACCTATTATTTAGCACGTCACTTCCCTTCTGGGCCACCTATGTGACCTCAGAATGGATCTTCGGAGATACCATGTGCAAAATAATAAGCGCCCTCTACAGTGTGAATTTCTACAGTGGCATCTTCTTCATAGCCTGCATGAGCTTGGACATGTACCTTCACATTGTCCACACTGTTTCCTTGAAGAACCACAGGACAATCCACAAGAGTGTTGTCATCAGTGCTGCTGTTTGGACACTGTCAATAATTGTTTCAATCCCTGAACTCATATTCAGTGTGTCCAAGAAAATTGGCGATAGACATACTTGTCTCAGTCATTTTGGCGATGAGCAACTGGTGATCTGGAAGACAACGATACAACTCCAGGTCAACATCATTGCGTTCCTCATTCCATTTTTTGCCATGATCTTCTTCTATGCTCGGATTGCCTCTGTTCTGCTTCACTCCAAATCCTTTGGTAAAGAGAAAGCCTTGAAACTGGTCATCATATTGTTTGCCGTCTTCTTCATCCTGTGGTTCCCCtataacattgtccttttcctgCATTCCTTGGAAGACCTTGGCATCATTGGTAACTGTGAGATGAGCAAGAGGCTGGATTATGCCTTGCAGGTAACTGAGTCTATTGCTTTCACCCACTGCTGTTTCAATCCACTCCTGTATGCTTTTGTGAACGAAAGATTTCGGAGACATGTGAAGAGTATTTTAGTGAAGCTAATTCAGAAGGTTGGCTGCAACAAGGATTTGGGAGTCATGGTCCCCACTGCAGAGCGCAGTGAAACCAGCAAGCAACAATACGGCGTGTATTCCGATGTGGAAATGACTATGGTACAGTAG